A single genomic interval of Cucumis sativus cultivar 9930 chromosome 5, Cucumber_9930_V3, whole genome shotgun sequence harbors:
- the LOC101210576 gene encoding uncharacterized protein At3g27210, with product MGNCVLVRRDQKSDSKFKWSVGPRTIVNVNVSSTEPGNKPDVWVEKEIIGRLCSSPPPLSSHLPPSSPPFGKGDEIFFDSQAWLDSDNDDYFSVNGDNTPSCGSTPIWRPNTIEAPPTDPSSPKQTKKLLFELFQESFNRDHGRSITSTTISNRHNNIEVVIMETNNKKPISKSVKGNSAQSKPWCIPVPKLARSLSLGEKKKRLLSPCRGGGQVHH from the exons ATGGGAAACTGTGTTCTTGTTCGTAGAGACCAGAAATCTGATTCTAAATTCAAATGGTCGGTCGGTCCTAGGACTATCGTCAATGTTAATGTTTCGAGTACTGAACCCGGCAACAAACCCGACGTTTGGGTCGAAAAGGAGATCATAGGAAGGCTTTGCTCTAGCCCCCCTCCTCTCTCTTCACATCTACCACCCTCTTCTCCACCATTCG GTAAAGGCGacgaaatattttttgattcaCAAGCTTGGTTGGATTCTGACAACGATGATTACTTTAGTGTTAATGGAG ATAATACACCGTCATGCGGCAGTACTCCAATATGGCGTCCTAACACCATTGAAGCACCACCGACCGATCCATCATCGCcgaaacaaacaaagaaactgCTATTTGAGCTGTTTCAAGAAAGTTTTAATAGAGATCATGGAAGATCGATTACAAGCACAACAATTAGTAACCGTCACAATAACATTGAGGTCGTAATTATGGAGACTAACAATAAGAAGCCAATTTCCAAATCGGTGAAAGGAAACTCGGCACAGTCGAAACCATGGTGCATTCCGGTTCCAAAGTTGGCACGGAGCCTCAGCCTCGGCGAGAAAAAGAAGAGGCTGCTCAGCCCTTGTCGCGGTGGTGGTCAAGTACACCATTGA